In Monodelphis domestica isolate mMonDom1 chromosome 4, mMonDom1.pri, whole genome shotgun sequence, one DNA window encodes the following:
- the LOC130458875 gene encoding processed variable antigen-like, whose amino-acid sequence MPPFDWAGGDLWSRSREVKEKLNQSVLRDTEVTSSLQAEVKETGQIKETGQVKDIGQVKEPGQVKEPGQVKETGQVKEPGQVKEPGQVKETGQVKETGQVKETGQVKEPGQVKEPGQIKETGQVKEPGQVKEPGQIKETGQVKETRQIKATGQIKETGQDLNLDYGTRSHGLSCSTEKVENGGGARELSVSDLGLWSDSELRVAGCGPQCACAMFWVALRMPVVLTRSRLCLHTAHALYC is encoded by the exons ATGCCTCCATTTGATTGGgctggaggtgatttgtggagCAGATCCCGGGAAGTCAAAGAAAAACTGAACCAGTCTGTGCTGAGGGATACAGAGGTGACGTCCAGCTTACAAGCAGAG GTGAAGGAGACTGGACAGATCAAGGAGACTGGACAGGTGAAGGATATTGGACAGGTGAAGGAACCTGGACAGGTGAAGGAGCCTGGACAGGTGAAGGAGACTGGACAGGTGAAGGAGCCTGGACAGGTGAAGGAGCCTGGACAGGTGAAGGAGACTGGACAGGTGAAGGAGACTGGACAGGTGAAGGAGACTGGACAGGTGAAGGAGCCTGGACAGGTGAAGGAGCCTGGACAGATCAAGGAGACTGGACAGGTGAAGGAGCCTGGACAGGTGAAGGAGCCTGGACAGATCAAGGAGACTGGACAGGTGAAGGAGACTAGACAGATAAAGGCGACTGGACAGATCAAGGAGACTGGACAG gatttgaacctagactaCGGGACTCGAAGTCATGGGCTCAGCTGCTCAACGGAGAAAGTGGAAAA CGGCGGCGGCGCCCGCGAGCTAAGCGTCAGCGACCTGGGCCTGTGGTCCGACTCCGAGCTAAGGGTCG CGGGTTGCGGTCCTCAGTGCGCGTGCGCCATGTTCTGGGTCGCGTTGCGCATGCCCGTTGTCCTCACACGCAGTCGATTGTGTCTCCATACTGCGCACGCTCTGTACTGTTAA